A genomic region of Streptococcus suis contains the following coding sequences:
- the acpS gene encoding holo-ACP synthase encodes MIVGHGIDLQEMEAIDSARIKHQGFPKKILTEKEFERYQSLSGRRQLEYLAGRWSAKEALTKALGTGIGKIGFHDIEILNTSKGVPYVTKSPFDGNIWLSISHSGNFVQASVILEEKDD; translated from the coding sequence ATGATAGTAGGACATGGCATTGACCTTCAGGAGATGGAGGCGATTGACAGTGCCAGAATCAAACACCAAGGGTTTCCCAAAAAGATTCTCACAGAGAAGGAATTTGAACGGTATCAAAGTCTGTCCGGTCGCCGTCAGCTAGAATATTTAGCTGGACGTTGGTCAGCCAAAGAAGCGCTGACCAAGGCCTTGGGGACAGGTATTGGTAAGATAGGATTTCATGATATTGAAATTCTGAATACCAGCAAAGGAGTTCCCTATGTGACGAAGAGTCCCTTTGATGGGAATATTTGGCTCAGCATTAGCCATTCAGGAAATTTTGTACAAGCTAGTGTGATTTTGGAGGAGAAAGATGATTGA
- a CDS encoding aspartate kinase: protein MKVIKFGGSSLASAGQLEKVFNIVQSDSERRFVVVSAPGKRNAEDTKVTDALIKYYKEYVNGKDVTASQEWIINRYQAMVDELGFTANSMKKIADSIISLASLPIDDNEFLYDAFLAAGEDNNAKLIAEYFTHRGLPARYVHPKKAGIIVSSEPGNARILPSSYDKIEELRDTDEVLIIPGFFGVTVDNQICTFSRGGSDITGSIIAAGVKADLYENFTDVDGIFAAHPGIIKNPHSIKELTYREMRELAYAGFSVLHDEALLPAYRGRIPLVIKNTNNPTHPGTRIVHKHTEQTVPVVGIAADDGFVSINLSKYLMNREVGFGRKVLQILEDLNIRWEHMPTGIDDLSIVVRERELTPIKEEEILRQLNTKMEVDKAEIEHGLSIIMIVGENMKSHVGVTATATTALSKQNVNLAMISQGASEVSVMFVVKTEEKKRALHALYEAFFNEQ from the coding sequence ATGAAAGTTATTAAATTTGGGGGAAGCTCACTTGCTTCAGCTGGACAGTTAGAAAAAGTTTTCAATATTGTTCAATCTGATTCAGAACGTCGCTTTGTTGTGGTGTCTGCACCTGGAAAACGCAATGCCGAGGATACTAAAGTTACTGATGCGTTGATTAAATATTATAAAGAATATGTTAACGGAAAAGATGTGACTGCCAGTCAAGAATGGATCATCAACCGTTATCAAGCAATGGTTGACGAACTTGGTTTCACAGCTAACAGCATGAAGAAAATCGCAGACAGCATCATCTCTTTGGCCAGCCTACCAATTGATGATAACGAATTCCTTTACGACGCGTTCTTAGCAGCTGGTGAAGATAATAATGCCAAATTGATTGCCGAATATTTTACCCACAGAGGATTGCCTGCACGCTATGTCCATCCTAAAAAAGCTGGTATTATTGTCAGCTCCGAACCAGGAAATGCTCGCATTTTGCCTTCAAGTTATGACAAAATCGAAGAGCTTCGTGATACAGATGAAGTACTCATTATCCCAGGATTCTTCGGTGTAACTGTTGATAACCAGATTTGTACCTTCTCACGAGGTGGATCGGATATTACAGGTTCCATCATTGCTGCCGGGGTCAAGGCTGACCTCTATGAAAACTTTACAGATGTCGATGGTATTTTTGCAGCCCATCCTGGCATCATTAAAAATCCACATTCAATTAAAGAATTGACCTATCGTGAAATGCGAGAATTAGCTTATGCAGGTTTCTCCGTCCTCCACGATGAAGCTCTCCTTCCTGCCTATCGCGGACGAATTCCATTGGTTATCAAAAACACCAATAACCCAACTCACCCTGGTACCCGAATTGTACACAAACATACCGAGCAAACAGTTCCTGTTGTCGGTATTGCTGCAGACGATGGTTTTGTCAGCATTAACTTGTCTAAATACTTGATGAACCGTGAAGTTGGTTTTGGTCGCAAAGTGTTGCAAATTCTCGAAGATCTCAATATTCGCTGGGAGCACATGCCGACCGGGATTGACGATTTATCCATCGTAGTCCGTGAGCGTGAATTGACTCCTATCAAGGAAGAAGAAATCCTTCGTCAACTCAATACGAAAATGGAAGTTGACAAGGCCGAAATCGAACATGGTTTATCTATTATCATGATTGTTGGTGAAAATATGAAGAGCCATGTCGGTGTAACAGCTACCGCTACCACTGCCCTCTCTAAACAAAATGTCAACTTGGCAATGATTTCACAGGGAGCCAGTGAAGTTTCTGTTATGTTCGTTGTCAAAACCGAAGAAAAGAAACGCGCTCTGCACGCACTCTATGAAGCTTTTTTTAACGAGCAATAA
- the alr gene encoding alanine racemase, with product MIESEHRPTQIRVNLDAIAENFEQVMTNLPPKTEAFAVVKANAYGHGAVAVAKKLSSQAAGFCVSNLDEALELRKAGIEHPILILGVVPVRFLPVAHQLNISVTVASLDWLQDAKDLEADLSGLTVHLKLDTGMGRIGFRKIADLLQAIAILEELEYDIEGVYTHFATADEVDQAHFESQLSVFKEFLDVLPITPRWIHASNSATSIWHADTVFNLVRLGNILYGLNPSGRVLELPFDVQPALSLVSEIVHVKQVEAGTTIGYGATYHSTDSEWIATVPIGYADGLVRSLQGLSVLVDGQACEIVGRISMDQITISLPHAYPLGQKVTLIGQDGDKTISVQEWADRIGTINYEVVCLLTDRLPRIFE from the coding sequence ATGATTGAAAGTGAACATCGACCCACGCAAATTCGGGTTAACTTAGATGCGATTGCGGAAAATTTCGAGCAAGTAATGACCAACTTGCCCCCTAAGACTGAAGCATTTGCTGTTGTTAAGGCGAATGCTTATGGTCATGGAGCTGTTGCGGTAGCGAAAAAGTTATCCAGTCAAGCAGCTGGTTTTTGTGTTTCGAATTTGGATGAAGCATTAGAGTTACGTAAAGCAGGTATCGAGCATCCTATCTTGATTTTAGGAGTGGTTCCTGTACGTTTTTTACCAGTAGCTCATCAACTCAATATCAGTGTGACAGTTGCTAGTCTGGACTGGTTGCAAGATGCAAAAGACTTAGAGGCTGATTTATCTGGTCTAACTGTCCATCTTAAGCTGGATACAGGTATGGGGCGGATTGGTTTTAGAAAAATAGCCGATTTGCTACAAGCGATTGCTATCCTTGAAGAATTAGAGTATGACATCGAAGGAGTCTATACTCATTTTGCTACTGCGGATGAGGTTGATCAGGCGCACTTCGAGAGTCAACTGTCTGTTTTTAAAGAATTTTTGGATGTTCTACCAATTACTCCGCGCTGGATTCATGCCAGCAATTCAGCAACAAGCATTTGGCATGCTGATACAGTATTTAACCTGGTTCGTTTGGGAAACATTCTTTATGGACTTAATCCAAGTGGACGAGTACTAGAACTCCCGTTTGATGTTCAACCAGCCTTATCTCTCGTATCTGAAATTGTTCATGTAAAGCAGGTTGAAGCTGGCACAACAATTGGCTACGGAGCTACTTATCACAGTACCGATTCAGAATGGATTGCGACCGTTCCGATAGGATATGCAGATGGTCTTGTACGAAGCTTACAAGGCTTATCAGTCCTAGTCGATGGGCAGGCCTGTGAAATTGTAGGGCGTATTTCGATGGACCAGATCACCATTAGTTTACCTCATGCTTATCCACTTGGTCAAAAAGTCACCCTAATCGGTCAAGATGGAGATAAAACAATCTCTGTTCAGGAGTGGGCTGATCGCATCGGAACTATAAATTACGAGGTGGTTTGTCTTTTGACAGATCGCCTACCTCGAATTTTTGAGTAA
- a CDS encoding enoyl-CoA hydratase, with amino-acid sequence MAYQTIRYEVIDSVAILTLNRPEVANGFNIPMCEEILEAIRLAEGDASVKILQIQAQGSIFSVGGDLVEMKRAVDDDDIASLVKIAELVNDISFAMKKLSKVVIMVTDGAVAGAAANMAVAADFVIASSKTKFIQAFVGVGLAPDAGGLFLLSRAIGANRASHLAMTGEGLSADKALEYGIVYKLAEPEKLEKTVAQVIKKLLRGSVNSYAAIKQLTWESQFKDWESYRRLELDLQETLAYKEDFKEGVRAHAERRRPVFTGD; translated from the coding sequence ATGGCCTACCAAACAATTCGTTATGAAGTAATTGATTCCGTAGCGATTCTAACTTTAAACAGACCGGAAGTGGCAAATGGTTTTAATATTCCTATGTGTGAAGAAATCTTAGAAGCAATCCGCCTTGCAGAAGGGGATGCCTCCGTTAAAATTTTACAAATTCAAGCACAGGGTTCCATTTTCTCCGTTGGTGGAGATTTAGTTGAGATGAAGCGTGCAGTTGATGATGATGATATTGCTTCTTTGGTAAAAATAGCAGAGCTGGTGAATGATATTTCGTTTGCGATGAAGAAATTGTCTAAAGTAGTCATTATGGTGACAGATGGGGCAGTGGCTGGAGCCGCGGCTAATATGGCAGTGGCAGCTGATTTTGTTATTGCCTCCAGCAAGACAAAATTCATCCAAGCCTTTGTAGGTGTTGGACTTGCACCGGATGCGGGGGGGCTCTTTCTACTGAGTCGTGCTATTGGGGCTAATCGTGCTAGTCACTTGGCGATGACTGGGGAGGGCTTATCAGCGGATAAGGCTTTAGAATATGGGATTGTTTATAAATTGGCAGAGCCAGAAAAACTAGAAAAGACGGTTGCCCAGGTCATAAAAAAACTCTTGCGAGGCTCGGTAAATTCTTATGCAGCAATCAAACAACTGACATGGGAAAGTCAATTTAAAGATTGGGAGTCTTATCGCCGATTGGAGCTGGATTTGCAAGAAACATTGGCCTATAAAGAGGATTTTAAAGAGGGAGTTCGAGCGCATGCAGAACGACGTAGACCAGTGTTTACGGGAGATTAA
- a CDS encoding ZmpA/ZmpB/ZmpC family metallo-endopeptidase, whose protein sequence is MYTKKIALKQLAMSSTTVAIVSSLWGSQPPIVYANDASTVSVQYQYIAQDELTSSEKDSVLSKLKTVSPSKETATENQTIYLIYKTEPKKIFGILPDTGETGINLLTIGGGLLLVLGISLAGKGKKKRIISSILLLTATGSILPIQSIQALESNLLAGYNQVHQLKVGDQLPDPSNIKQYQYVGYVTDKDIGPQSTENKESSSTTASSQQQDSTDSAINNETLLFNLKKLDPTSDNQQLKKAANNIGADHKLASSKMISLVPMTDNTIISDIQGKEENINTLLAHFEDGSTLFFPLQYTESKDKRAYYQVADWGVTYSPFQTLQDYSDILDKVVPSLQAVEFRSENMYTALSITENQEQQMDRLYLEEPFNKVKTNIRDYLKKALINDESVKLDDPESVTQTIRTIEENKEIILLSLAYLDRWYDIDYGEINSKELTMFHTDFFGGEADSLDALITFGQNDYQSYSPQRSYFSYAENFASVTDKASLTDFLEAYREIFLPEMSDNDWFKQTTDAFIVETKSTVLSDEDNSRLNVYERLKDPQIPEEVITPRIRDTYPNMLLPLLTTSEDNVYIISNLSNLIFSSYDRYIDQSLKLSNPEVYQAELSKIKEQILADAELYRAHYDMWYRILPDYHKHTLLYFQPVWGGHGNYVYDASSYAWKGVWYSDTGKLTPEFVEKMQNDATAETTAAIQEVFGPSGTYFLPELTWAGAYAWRQEVNFVITPLLGTDGAVTLTHEMVHAFDYDKFLLGHNRRAGMQLEAFPEGMLQAPDRVDYPIIGFNSLSDYSGHTGTRYHNVSPERFQNSADLQQYMQGLFDLIYTLEYAEGTAILKQDKDTQRQWFHKLETKEKLIPGAEEYGPYGVNLKRDFTDEEWNSIELKTVDDLVDNDVTVRRESANRIERDPDNPEEVMNNGYHKLSLFAPIWATATTERVPGDLSFRRTAFELLAEKGYENGMVPYMSNQYKQADSDVVPDSLIFANILPEYNGDYKTFKKAMYQERVQKLAFLKPVTINYNGQELTVANYEQLQELMDQAVLADIAAGNFTTENTKVSELKGLLHDAYLKLTDDYRTSIFTE, encoded by the coding sequence ATGTATACCAAGAAAATCGCCCTTAAACAACTAGCCATGTCTAGTACTACAGTAGCCATAGTGAGTAGCCTATGGGGAAGCCAGCCTCCTATAGTTTACGCAAACGATGCATCGACGGTATCTGTTCAATATCAATATATTGCACAAGATGAACTAACAAGTTCAGAGAAGGATTCTGTCTTATCTAAGCTGAAAACTGTCTCACCTTCCAAAGAAACAGCTACGGAGAATCAAACAATCTATCTCATCTACAAGACCGAACCTAAAAAAATATTTGGGATTCTTCCAGATACAGGGGAGACCGGGATCAATCTATTAACGATTGGAGGGGGACTTCTTCTAGTTCTAGGAATAAGTTTGGCTGGAAAAGGCAAAAAGAAAAGGATTATTTCGTCCATCCTTCTTCTGACCGCCACTGGTTCTATTCTACCTATCCAGAGCATCCAGGCTCTAGAAAGCAATTTACTTGCAGGCTACAATCAGGTTCATCAGCTAAAAGTCGGAGACCAACTTCCTGATCCAAGTAACATAAAGCAGTATCAGTATGTAGGCTATGTCACTGACAAGGACATAGGTCCGCAATCTACCGAAAATAAAGAGAGCTCTTCCACAACTGCATCATCTCAGCAGCAAGATAGTACCGATAGTGCTATAAACAATGAAACCTTGCTCTTCAATCTAAAAAAACTAGATCCAACAAGCGACAACCAGCAACTTAAAAAGGCTGCCAATAATATTGGCGCAGACCACAAATTGGCTAGTAGTAAAATGATCAGCCTTGTCCCCATGACCGACAATACCATTATTTCTGACATACAGGGAAAAGAAGAAAACATCAATACACTCCTAGCTCACTTTGAAGATGGCAGCACCTTATTTTTCCCGCTCCAATATACAGAAAGCAAAGATAAACGTGCTTACTACCAAGTAGCGGATTGGGGAGTTACTTATTCACCTTTCCAAACATTACAAGACTACTCTGACATTCTAGACAAGGTAGTTCCAAGCCTACAAGCGGTTGAATTTCGTTCTGAAAATATGTATACTGCTCTCTCCATTACAGAAAATCAAGAGCAGCAAATGGACCGTCTATATTTAGAAGAACCCTTTAACAAAGTTAAGACAAATATTCGCGACTATCTAAAAAAAGCGTTAATAAATGACGAGTCTGTTAAACTAGATGATCCAGAATCAGTCACACAAACCATTCGTACTATCGAAGAGAATAAAGAAATTATCTTACTCAGTTTAGCCTACCTCGATAGATGGTACGATATTGATTACGGAGAAATTAATAGCAAGGAATTAACAATGTTCCATACTGATTTCTTCGGAGGAGAAGCGGACTCACTAGATGCTCTCATAACTTTTGGACAAAATGACTACCAGAGTTATAGCCCACAAAGAAGTTATTTTTCCTATGCAGAGAACTTTGCATCTGTCACAGACAAGGCATCACTGACTGATTTCCTTGAAGCCTATCGAGAAATCTTTTTACCTGAAATGTCTGACAACGATTGGTTCAAACAAACGACAGATGCCTTTATCGTAGAGACTAAATCTACCGTTCTTAGCGATGAAGACAATAGCAGACTAAATGTCTATGAGCGATTAAAAGATCCTCAAATCCCTGAAGAAGTGATTACGCCTCGTATCCGCGATACCTATCCAAATATGTTACTACCGCTATTAACAACGAGCGAGGACAATGTTTACATCATTTCAAACCTATCAAATCTCATCTTTAGTTCCTACGATCGTTACATTGATCAATCTCTAAAACTAAGCAATCCCGAAGTCTATCAGGCCGAACTCTCCAAAATAAAAGAACAAATCCTGGCAGATGCCGAGTTGTATCGTGCTCATTACGACATGTGGTACCGTATCCTGCCTGATTATCATAAGCATACCTTACTCTACTTCCAGCCAGTATGGGGAGGACACGGCAATTACGTCTACGACGCTTCTTCTTACGCTTGGAAAGGTGTTTGGTATTCCGATACAGGCAAGCTCACTCCTGAATTTGTTGAGAAAATGCAAAATGACGCTACCGCTGAGACAACAGCTGCCATTCAAGAAGTTTTCGGTCCTTCTGGAACCTACTTCCTTCCTGAACTCACTTGGGCCGGTGCTTACGCTTGGAGACAGGAAGTCAACTTTGTCATCACCCCATTACTCGGAACAGATGGCGCCGTAACACTCACGCACGAGATGGTTCACGCATTTGATTATGATAAATTCTTACTCGGTCATAACCGAAGAGCTGGTATGCAACTTGAAGCATTTCCTGAAGGAATGTTACAAGCACCAGACCGTGTCGACTATCCAATCATCGGTTTTAATTCTCTATCTGATTATTCAGGTCATACTGGCACTCGCTACCACAATGTTAGTCCTGAACGCTTCCAAAATTCAGCAGATTTACAACAATATATGCAGGGCTTATTCGATCTCATCTACACATTAGAATACGCTGAAGGTACAGCTATTTTAAAACAAGATAAAGACACTCAACGCCAATGGTTTCACAAGTTAGAAACTAAAGAAAAACTCATCCCAGGTGCGGAAGAGTATGGACCTTACGGAGTAAACCTTAAACGCGATTTCACAGATGAAGAATGGAATAGCATCGAGCTAAAAACTGTTGATGACCTTGTTGATAATGATGTGACCGTCCGTCGTGAATCTGCCAATCGCATTGAGCGAGACCCTGATAATCCTGAAGAGGTGATGAACAACGGCTATCACAAACTAAGTCTCTTTGCTCCTATCTGGGCTACCGCAACAACCGAGCGTGTTCCTGGTGATCTTTCTTTTCGACGTACAGCATTTGAACTTCTAGCTGAAAAAGGATATGAAAACGGCATGGTACCTTACATGTCTAACCAATACAAACAAGCAGATAGCGATGTCGTTCCTGATTCACTCATCTTTGCCAATATTCTCCCTGAATACAATGGCGATTATAAGACTTTCAAGAAAGCGATGTACCAAGAACGCGTCCAAAAACTTGCTTTCCTAAAACCTGTTACCATCAACTATAATGGGCAGGAGCTCACGGTAGCAAACTATGAGCAATTGCAAGAATTGATGGATCAAGCTGTCCTAGCCGATATTGCTGCAGGTAATTTTACAACAGAAAATACGAAAGTTTCTGAATTAAAAGGATTGTTACACGATGCCTATCTAAAACTTACCGATGATTATAGAACTAGTATTTTTACAGAATAA
- a CDS encoding HAD family hydrolase has product MVKAIIFDMDGVLFDTETFYFQRRADFLATKGLSVDHLDPSIFVGGRASQIWQRILGDDYDNWDVPALEEEYRVYKEKRPTPYAERIFPEVKAVLERLTIQGIPVVLASNTDRSEIERALLDAGIRSHFSHVFSAMDCEAPKPDPTVYMKAASATGVAKSDILVFEDSAKGIEAAKKAGLTVWAIRDQHYGIDQSKADKLVDNLEEAFDLLRF; this is encoded by the coding sequence ATGGTAAAAGCAATTATTTTCGACATGGATGGTGTACTTTTTGATACAGAAACATTCTATTTTCAGCGTCGAGCAGATTTTTTAGCGACAAAAGGTTTATCGGTTGATCATTTGGATCCATCTATATTTGTCGGTGGAAGGGCTAGTCAAATTTGGCAACGGATTTTAGGGGATGATTATGATAACTGGGATGTCCCTGCCTTGGAAGAAGAATATCGTGTGTATAAAGAAAAGCGACCAACCCCTTATGCAGAGAGGATTTTTCCTGAAGTTAAAGCGGTATTGGAGAGACTAACTATCCAAGGTATTCCTGTAGTTTTGGCTTCAAATACCGACCGTTCAGAAATCGAACGTGCTTTACTAGATGCTGGTATACGCTCTCACTTTAGTCATGTTTTCTCAGCGATGGATTGTGAGGCCCCAAAACCAGATCCCACAGTTTATATGAAAGCAGCTAGTGCAACAGGAGTAGCTAAATCGGACATTTTAGTATTTGAAGATAGTGCGAAGGGGATTGAAGCGGCTAAAAAAGCAGGTTTGACAGTTTGGGCTATTCGAGACCAGCATTATGGAATTGATCAATCGAAAGCAGACAAATTGGTAGACAATCTTGAAGAGGCCTTTGACTTACTGCGATTTTAA
- a CDS encoding MarR family winged helix-turn-helix transcriptional regulator, which translates to MEDPKVNEYLTAIFNNVLVIEETSLRGSRFNDISIKEMHTIDVIGSIDGATPSDVARTLMVTLGTVTTSLNNLERKGYVERIRSTKDRRVVHLYLTKKGRLVYRLHQRFHNEMVKQITDGMDETEYQVMKKGLMKLYHFLEDLK; encoded by the coding sequence TTGGAAGATCCAAAAGTAAATGAATATCTAACGGCCATTTTTAACAATGTGTTGGTGATTGAAGAAACAAGTCTGCGTGGTAGCCGATTCAATGATATTTCGATTAAGGAAATGCACACGATTGATGTGATAGGAAGCATTGATGGAGCTACTCCGAGTGATGTTGCTCGGACTTTGATGGTAACCTTAGGTACTGTTACAACTAGCTTGAACAATTTGGAAAGAAAAGGATATGTTGAGCGTATTCGTTCGACCAAAGATCGGCGAGTTGTTCATCTCTACCTGACCAAAAAAGGTCGACTAGTCTATCGTTTGCATCAACGATTTCACAATGAAATGGTAAAACAGATTACAGATGGTATGGATGAAACAGAGTATCAGGTAATGAAGAAAGGACTCATGAAACTCTATCACTTCTTGGAGGATTTGAAATGA
- the secA gene encoding preprotein translocase subunit SecA has translation MVTNVLRSLIENDKGELRKLEKMADKVFSYADEMEALTDEQLQAKTAEFKERYNNGESLDDLLYEAYAVVREGARRVLGLYPYKVQVMGGIVLHNGDVPEMRTGEGKTLTATMPVYLNALSGQGVHVVTVNEYLSTRDATEMGELYSWLGLSVGINLAAKSPLEKREAYNCDITYSTNSEIGFDYLRDNMVVRAEDMVQRPLNYALVDEVDSILIDEARTPLIVSGAQGSETNQLYFLADNLVKSLTTEDYIIDIPSKTIGLSDSGIDKAEKFFKLDNLYDIENVAITHFLDNALRANYIMTYDIDYLVNEDQEVMIIDPFTGRTMEGRRYSDGLHQAIEAKEGVPVQNESKTSASITYQNLFRMYKKLSGMTGTGKTEEEEFREIYNIRVVPIPTNRPIARVDHEDLLYPSLEYKFNAVIADVKRRYEKGQPVLVGTVAVETSDLISQKLVAAGVPHEVLNAKNHYREAQIIMNAGQRGAVTIATNMAGRGTDIKLGPGVRELGGLCVIGTERHESRRIDNQLRGRSGRQGDPGESQFYLSLEDDLMKRFGSERIKVFMERMNLTEEESVIKSKMLTRQVESAQKRVEGNNYDSRKQVLQYDDVMREQREIIYRQRQDVITADRDLAPEIKAMMKRTIERQVAGHFLGSKDEAIDGIIKFAHANLVEDDTLSKATFEAMNQKEIVEELYERALRVYDSQVKKLRDEERVREFQKVLILRVVDNKWTDHIDALDQLRNAVSLRGYAQNNPIVEYQSEAFTMFNDMIGAIEFEVTRLMMKAQIHDNIERERTSQEAHTTAVKNIMPNQSHAIQENVSFEGVDRNDPCPCQSGKKFKNCHGRK, from the coding sequence ATGGTAACAAATGTACTTCGTTCTCTCATTGAAAATGATAAGGGAGAGCTAAGAAAACTTGAGAAAATGGCAGACAAGGTCTTCTCGTATGCCGATGAAATGGAAGCGCTGACTGATGAACAGTTGCAAGCTAAGACAGCAGAATTTAAGGAGCGATACAATAACGGCGAATCCCTCGACGATCTTTTGTACGAAGCTTATGCGGTAGTCCGTGAAGGAGCTCGTCGTGTATTGGGCCTCTATCCTTACAAGGTTCAGGTTATGGGAGGAATCGTTCTTCACAACGGTGACGTTCCAGAAATGCGTACAGGTGAAGGTAAAACTCTGACTGCAACGATGCCTGTTTATTTGAATGCCTTGTCTGGTCAAGGTGTTCACGTAGTGACGGTTAACGAGTATCTTTCTACTCGTGATGCGACTGAAATGGGTGAATTGTATTCATGGCTTGGTCTATCAGTTGGTATCAACTTGGCTGCTAAATCACCCTTGGAAAAACGTGAGGCCTATAACTGCGATATTACTTATTCGACCAACTCAGAGATTGGTTTTGACTACCTCCGAGACAATATGGTTGTTCGCGCAGAAGACATGGTTCAACGTCCTCTCAATTATGCCTTGGTCGATGAAGTTGATTCAATCTTGATTGACGAAGCTCGTACGCCGTTGATTGTATCTGGTGCACAAGGTTCGGAAACAAACCAGTTGTATTTCTTGGCAGATAATCTTGTTAAATCTTTGACAACAGAAGATTACATCATCGACATTCCATCTAAAACGATTGGACTGTCTGATTCAGGTATTGACAAAGCAGAGAAATTCTTCAAGTTAGATAACCTTTACGATATTGAAAATGTAGCCATTACCCATTTCTTGGATAATGCACTTCGTGCCAACTACATTATGACCTATGATATTGACTATCTGGTCAATGAAGACCAAGAGGTTATGATTATCGATCCATTTACAGGTCGTACGATGGAAGGTCGTCGTTATTCTGATGGACTTCACCAAGCCATCGAAGCTAAGGAAGGTGTACCGGTTCAAAACGAGTCTAAGACAAGTGCCTCTATTACCTACCAAAACCTTTTCCGTATGTATAAAAAATTATCAGGGATGACGGGTACTGGTAAAACAGAAGAGGAAGAATTCCGTGAAATCTACAACATCCGTGTCGTACCAATCCCAACCAACCGCCCAATCGCGCGTGTTGACCACGAAGATTTACTCTATCCAAGTCTAGAATACAAATTTAATGCCGTTATTGCTGATGTGAAGAGACGCTATGAGAAAGGGCAACCTGTCTTGGTCGGTACAGTTGCGGTTGAAACTTCTGATTTGATTTCTCAAAAATTGGTAGCTGCAGGTGTCCCTCACGAAGTATTGAATGCTAAAAACCACTATCGTGAAGCGCAGATTATCATGAATGCTGGTCAGCGTGGTGCGGTCACTATTGCGACCAACATGGCGGGACGCGGTACCGATATTAAGTTAGGTCCAGGTGTACGTGAACTTGGTGGGCTATGTGTTATTGGTACTGAGCGCCATGAAAGTCGTCGTATTGATAACCAGCTTCGTGGACGTTCAGGTCGTCAAGGTGACCCAGGTGAATCACAATTCTATCTATCTCTCGAAGATGACTTGATGAAACGCTTTGGTTCAGAACGCATCAAAGTATTTATGGAGCGTATGAATCTAACAGAAGAAGAGTCCGTCATCAAGTCTAAAATGTTGACACGTCAAGTTGAATCTGCTCAGAAGCGTGTGGAAGGGAACAACTACGACTCACGTAAACAAGTCCTTCAATATGACGATGTGATGCGTGAGCAACGTGAAATCATCTATCGCCAACGCCAGGATGTTATTACTGCTGACCGTGATTTGGCTCCTGAAATCAAAGCGATGATGAAACGGACGATTGAACGCCAAGTTGCGGGTCACTTCCTTGGTTCGAAAGATGAAGCTATTGATGGAATTATCAAATTTGCGCATGCAAATCTCGTTGAAGATGATACCTTGAGTAAAGCTACTTTTGAAGCAATGAATCAGAAAGAGATTGTCGAAGAGCTCTATGAACGTGCTTTGAGAGTCTATGATTCGCAAGTGAAAAAATTACGCGATGAAGAACGTGTACGCGAATTCCAGAAAGTTCTTATCCTTCGTGTTGTGGATAACAAATGGACAGACCATATTGATGCCTTGGATCAATTGCGCAATGCAGTCAGTCTTCGTGGATACGCTCAAAACAATCCAATCGTTGAATATCAATCAGAAGCATTTACTATGTTCAACGATATGATTGGGGCTATCGAGTTTGAAGTAACCCGCTTGATGATGAAGGCGCAAATTCATGACAATATTGAGCGTGAGCGTACAAGTCAAGAAGCACATACGACAGCTGTTAAGAATATTATGCCGAACCAATCGCATGCAATTCAGGAGAATGTATCTTTTGAAGGTGTTGATCGTAACGATCCATGCCCATGCCAGTCTGGTAAGAAATTTAAAAATTGTCACGGCCGTAAATAG